The region cattattactctttatagtcactattagtgtgccggttaaccatgtgTGCTCCATTAACTACTATAAAGTGTAATCTGAAATTTTATGGATCAGCATACTTTTcgtattttcctaaagtaactaactgTGGGACTTTATAAAgatatttagttactttttatgtcattatacttattaatgaagttatgtcctatcaaattcatccgtctaacgaccctccaccatacaaaaGAGCAGtcggtaagaatggatacccaaagACGGTCATTTTAAAGGCCGTTTCCATAAACTTCCCTTATAATATGACTTGgtaaatgaggcgtactagcaaaTTGACTAagttaaccttatatatatatatatatatatatatatatatatatatagtaattaacttttaatatattatatataaggtgttttttaaaacttttgaaaaatacaaggtttaaattaaaatttcaaaattaaggaattaatttaatataaaataaaccaATTATGtttttgatctttatcttttaataaatcaaataattaaataaaacataaagATAATTCACAAATTCAAGATAAGGATATTTGATTAATAAGATAATTTACTCAGTTTTATATTGAATTAAATACATTATCTAATGTAATTATCCTGATCAATTTATGAATTAAACAAAATTGGTTTTTTAGTAGATCTGAGggtccaccacgtcgtggtaaatAATTACCATGTCGTGGTCAAACGAAAAGGAAAACGAATTCACGGATCACCACGTTGTAGTGGAaaataccacgtcgtggtggagtGACAGAATGACCATTCTGTTTTCCTCATTTTGGTTTTGTTTAAGTTCAAGAAACGTACATTTAATTGTTAGACAATCATacgctctgatatcactgatgggttttacatgtATTAACGCGGATAAATCtttaacacttaagggtacatgtAACCTaaacatctatatatatatatatatatatatatatatatatatatatatatatatatatatatatatatatatatatatatatttatcctATTCATATTCTTTATGTAAGTCAAAGTCAGTAGATTTTTTTGAGGAATCAGTTTACTCTCGGGATATATTGAATGCTTTTAAGGCATCTAGAATTCTAAACCATAAACTTACCCAAAAAAACACGTGTTTATCGACCAAACCAAACGTTTATTCAATGATACTAGGTAACAAATTATTAGGCTTGGAAAATATGTCATTGAGGCACATATTATAGCCAGTAGATTCTTCAATGAGACTATGTATATACATTGCATGAAGTTAACTCTGTCTGATAAAAGAATTCCCTTTTGTTTTCAGTAGAGGAAATTCCATGTAGATGTTTGTTTTGCTGTGACCATTAAGAGTCAAAGACAATCATTATCAACTATTAGATTGTATGTGTGTAGACCCGTCTTAACTCATGGTTAGTTATATCTAGCTGTTTCTCGCGTGACATGTAAAAAAGGCTTGAATGTATTCATATGTGACGAGGAAGGTCGTCCAACtggtaaaacaaaaaatattgtacAAAAAGGTCCTTCAAAGATTATAGATATTGAtacatttcattttattttttaaacttttcaatatAATAAATAACGAGAAGTGTTTCGTATCATTTTTTAATTATTGTGTTGgttttttatgactttatatatatatatatatatatatatatatatatatatatatatatatatatatatatatatatatatatatatattaccctgCGGTTTACGCGGCCAACAATTTAGTGTCTATATCATCTCAAAGTTTAACAACATTAAGCGAGCTAGGGAAAATTTAAAATCCTACAACTCACCACTAAAATTATTATATTTCTACTATGACAATATTATTTTATAACATTTCATTATTTTAGTTCATGtaacaaaaaaatcataatagATATTTTTAGTGTTAGAAAAACACAAAGTAttattttatattcattttatggAGAAAAATATATTTAACTTAAATAATAAAAGTTTCAATAACTATAGTGTTGATTTATACATTTAATACAgttaatattttacatatataatagaggtattttaattaatgaaattgattaattttttattaataaaaaataagaatAATGACATGTagaatttaaataatttaaaaatcttgcataatgacatgtgacaaaagtTTTGAAGTAACATGCAATAAAATGTTTTTTCATTTATTATGGTAGATGTCGATGAAAAGATGACAGTCAGTATAATAATACATAACAAGAAATGACATCTTTAGGGACGAAAAAATGCGTCGCAAATAGTCAAGCAAGTCGCCCCTAAAGGTATTAGGGACGACATGTCGTCCCAATTGGGTCGCCGCAAATACCTTGTAGCTAATACTAAAAAGCCGTCTCTAAAGGCGTCGTCTCTAATACCTGTTGTCGCTAATAAAAGTTGTCGTCCCTAAAGGCGGCGTCCCTTATAATATTCCGGTAACCGGCTAGTATTATTCCGGCCAAATATTCCGGCGGGATGTGTCATCGCTAATGCTGAAGATCGTCCCTAAAGGTGTTGCCACTAATGCTTGTTTTTtagataaaatttatattttatattagtttatattataaaaatacataatttataaaattataaaacttaTAAGTAATCtgcattacataaaacatcaaataacatAGAGAAAATATATCACATTAACATCATCTAAATCCATAATAACATCATctatatcataaaacaatatatatTAATCGTTGTCCCCATCATCGTTTTCCTCGTCGTTGTTGGTCGCATTGTCAACTTGCTTGCTAAATGAGCGGATAATATCTCCAAGTGCAGTCACAAACGCAAAGTTTTGGAGAAAAGCATTAACATCCACATCCTACAAAGTAAGAATATAAGTTAAAATATATCATACTATAAGAACAAATTATTATTACATAACAATTAAGTCACAAACACATGAAGTCcttaacaatttaacaaactaccaaattcataacaatttaacaaactaaATAAACATTAATGTAACTTACGTTTTTGAAAGAAGCACTACCGTAGCTGCACGTCCCTCCACGATTCTTAACTACTTGCTTCTTCCGACATTCTTTGTTTACACCGGATCATTTACAATGTGTATCAGTTAAGAAGTAGTCAATAGTAGCACTCCAACGCGCTGAATCCATACCCACGGAGGGTCGAGCCCTTGCTGCCTCCGCACCCTATAGCAATATGAAATACAATGAATTAGAAAAAATCTTAATTACCATCACTCTGGTGAACACCAAAATCTCCACCGAACGGATGTGGTGGCTCGTCACCACCATCGCCTCCATGGCCCATCACAGCAGCCCTGAGATGAACCAATGCAACCCAAAAAAGGACACAAGTGCAGTGGCAAATCTAGAAAAAGATATAGAATATGCAATGTTTACACAAATTATTACTATCAAGATATTTAGGTCAAAAGTCGACAaaaacatataataaattaagaaatGTCGTAATATAGTTAACAACATAAAAAATGATGacaaaatacaatatttttaaaactaaaaatgaaaaatcacAATCGGCAATTAGTATatataaattttgattaattttacaatccaaaacataaaaaacaaaataagtaTCCTACAATTTATAATTAACTTGTACCTCCAcgattttttaattaaattattattaaattaaaaggtTATATACAATTAACAAGCACTACAAGAATAACAGACTATCGCGACGACACGTATCCCGACGACAAAAGTCGCCGCTAAAAGGTGGTCTCTACCGACGACAAGTAGTCTCCAAAACATTTGACTACTTTGACCAGATCTGTTTGACCTTAAAAGGTATCCTGATGACAAGTCGTCGGGATAGAGTGGGCGGGAAAGACAAAAATTTCCGCGGTCTTCTGAAACTCTATGCCAACGACAAGTCGTCGGTATAGGGTACAACAAattgaatttttatttatttttatatcatATTGTAAAACACCGAAATGACATAGTTTTCTGAAACTCTGTGCTGACAACAAGTCGTCGGTATCGGGAAAGAATCCAACGTGGCGATCCGCGTgaaaattaatttcttttaataaagacAAAAGATAGAAACGTTGTCGTTATTTGAaccctataccgacgacatgtcgtcggcataGGATTTTGCCCTTATAGAATATATTAGTGCATCGCTCATTGTTCAGTTGCATACAATCTTTCTCTCTCGGACTGGACAGGCGATTTTGCACATCTTCACCGACCGACAAGATATGGGTACATATTTGGTCCTTGTtttctttattgtttatgattgcTCAAAATTTTAACTCAAAATtaggggttttttttttttgtttttttttttgtgcttTTCCGATGCCCACCAGCGACCACCATCAACTCCAACCACCGGAATCCGGCCATCACATCGAGAATAACAAAATAGGTTCgtgttttttttgttgaaatttgATATATGTTTGATTTCATGTTTATAATTATAGATTTGTACATGaagatttcttttttgttttctaatttTCATAGTAGATGTttattatgtgtttttttttttttttttgttaatttttttcttattctgaagatgaagacttgtttttttttttgttatttaaaaaaaagcttataataaaactttttttttacctCAAAAATCTTTCCCGACGATCCTTTATagacgacaagtcgtcggcaTAGGTGGATCTGTACCGACGACAATTTCGATTTTTACCGACGGAGCTATACCGACAACTTTGTACGGTCGACAAGTCGTCGCTATAGGTTTTACCGACGAGATGTCGTCGGTATAGGTGTTGAAAAAGTCATCGGCGTAGGCCTCGTTCCTTGTAGTGAAGCCTaggtagaaaaaaaaaagttaaattataaaaaaaactgTATTATAATTTAtagataatacaaataattacatTACAAATATTGAGTAATATTATTAACGAAATCAtaaaagttaataaaattaacaaaaaaaaaaacacataatcaaacaCATTCTTAAAACCAAATACACGTACTCACGATATATAACTTTTGATTACACTAAATTAACatataatcaaacacattttcaaATACACATATATACACTCATATATCAAATTCatgcatatttatatatatatatatatatatatatatatctaattcatatatacatatatccacACATATATCAAATTAATACACATATACATCAAATTCATATATCAcattcatacatacatacatagacTATTATTAATGCACAtgtggttgtggttgtggttgtggttgtagAACTAAAACTAGAACTGAAAATGGTGGAGATGGCGGCAGTGGCGGTTGGGAATTCACTGGAGACAACACAGGCAGTAGTGGCGGTGCTTGGTGGTTGTAATGGGGAAATCTCTTTAAGACCACCAAAAGCAGTAAAAatggaaacaaaaacaaaaaacggTGGAAATCAGAAAGGAAAACAAACTTTGTCAGTGGAGAAGTACGTCGGAAACTTAGAACATCGCCGGTGGAGCAGGTACGCCGGTGAGGAGCTGGAAATCACTTCGGTTGAAGAAGTGGGGTGCACCGGTGGTTAATAGTCGATGGAAGATGCAAAACGAATCTCTGGTCGCCGGCAAAGTGTTGAAATCGCCGGAAGAACGAGATAGAAATGGAGTGGAGGTGGTAACTGATCTGCGATTTGCTACCTGGAGGGGAACAAAAAGGCCACATTTTAGGGGCGACGCCTTTACCGACGCCGATTTaatcattagcggcgacatgttGGAGGGAAAACACACACCTATTTTTTCGTTAACCCCATCCGTCGGATCAAGATGTAATCGTAGGGCCAGAACTTGATCCGGAGGCATTCACACGGATCGTCGGTACCACCCTTTAGAGACGACGCTATTAGCGACGACAAAAACGCGAATTGTCGGATGTCGTCCCTAATAGTCGCTCCCCTAAAAGTTATATTTCTTGTTGTGAAAATTATAATTCTAAAttctaaataaaattaaaattaaaaaggtTTTATTAGTATGctaaaacccatgaatcatgAACCATGACGCGTTTAACTCtaactttaaatatttaaaaaaatatataatttcatatattaaATAAAATCCAAAAGAAATATTAACCGTCTTTTTTTATGATAAGACTGTTGAGATAAGTAGTCACTGAAATCATATAGAAATATAATTGACTATACTAAAACCTATattatgaaaatataaaatatttgataGATAGGAAAGAGCGAAGATCATACTTTAAactaaaatgaataaaaagaAATAACATAACGTGGGCTGATCTGGAAAAAGAAAAGCCATAATTATAAAATGAATTAATACTAAGGATACTTGATCTATTAAAACATTTTGTTAACGTCGAGTAAAAAACAACCATACATAATCAAACTCATtaagtttttatatattaaatacattaaataaaattaaactaaaaaaaaaaaacaccaactAAACAAACTAGATGATAAGTGGTAGTTGGATGAATGTTTGTTTGAATTGTGATTGTGATTTATGATCTTCGTAATAGTTTTataagcataaaataagtgtatTTGAATCTTGCAATAAACCGGCTCTTTGAATTATGCAAATAGTTATCTTTTTAACCAACCGTACACTTTATTTGTATAACTAATAGCATGTCCAAGATGTTGGGTATGTTTTCACAAAACTAGTTGTAGTTGGATGTTAGATATGAAATTTGATTGagctttttttgtttaaaatttaaAGTTTTAGTTTTGTATATCCGAAAAAAGTaaggttttatttttttattttttttttaaatctaagaaCTAAAAGATTCCAAAAGCTCTAAAAAATTTGTTATCGAACATATCCTTCATCTACGAGTACAAAAACAGTGTTTATATTATTACTGTTGAAAAATTATGTAGAAATAACAAGCAAACTTAGTTAAACTTTAAAAGAATTATGAGGTAGATGAAGAAGTGAGGCTAGAATGAAAGTACTTAAGAATGTAAAGTTTTAAAGGAAATCTAAGATTAAGATTGAAAATGGAAGATGTGCAAAATGAGGACGAAATTTAGGTTTTGTTAGGAACCAAACTCATATGTTTATGTTGTTAAATGAGGATGAAAGTACTTGGAAGCCTTCTTGTTCCTATAGGTAAACCAACGAAAAgataagtttaaaatactataaaaaaaattgttttttgcaCTCAGAATGGCAAAAAAATAACCATGTTCCTATAGGACCGGATAACCCAAAGCATCGTCGAGCACAACGCCTCCAGGACCTACCATTCGATCCCTACTAGGCACTAGCAAAGTATCAATCCAATTAATAAATTGAGACTGGTCCACAAAATTTGGAATCGTCAAATCCAACCACAAACCGACTCTACTCCAAATTTGACAAGCCAAGTCACAATGAAAGAATAAATGAGCCACATCCTCTTGAGCATTTTGACAAACAGGACAGATAATAGATTCTAACTCTACACCTCTTTCCACCAGAAGCATTCTAAGAGGTAATCTTTATAGTAAAATGCGCCAAAAAAGTATATTAACTATTAAAGGCCTATAAGAATTCCATCTAGTACAAATTCCCCCCACTGGAAGGGTAGCACCGTCAATTTGTGTCCTTGCCGACTTAACCGAGAAACACCGACTGGGATCACGATCCCAAGACCACTTATCCGGGGTAGCAGACAACACCgatgacaaaataaataaaagatcATCTAATTGCATAGATTCAGCCCCACCTCTAATAGGCCTACCCCTGGAGAGAAACTCCAACCTATAGATAGAAATCACAAAATTTACCATCTTTGAGAAGAGAATGGGCATATAATCTGTGAAACTCAGATTTGAACACAACTCCACCACACCAAGCATCCTCCCAAAATCTAAGAGTAAGATTGAAAATGAAAGATGTGCAAAATGGAGACAAAATTTGGGTTTTGTTAGGAATGAAACTCATATGCTTATTTTGTTAAGTTAAATTGTAATGACATCGTAACATATATCTCTTATATGTTGAGAATAAGACATACTCAAAGTTGAACACCAAATAAAAATGATTGTGATCAATATCCCATGTTCAATATTATAAATATTGTTTTTCTCACATATCATCTATCAATTAATTTTATGAATTTATATACTTGATTGAATATCATACAACTTTTAATATAAGAAATGGTAACAACGCCTTAGGTAACATGTATGTAGAAAATCGTACACCATGGAACCTCGAAATGTCCAAATAGATGCCGACTCCAAAAATGCAACTAATTCATATTTGTCATTTGATAAATTAAAATAATGCACCACCATGAATGTCCAAACAAACGCTGATTTGCAAAATGCAACCACCCCATGTTTGTCTTTcgattaattaaaataattagccATTATTCATCCATGTGCAACCCATAGTTCTATAAATACCACATTTCAAAGAAGCAAAATTCAAAACAATTTAAAGAGTGATTTAATATCATGGCAGTTATAACTTCTGAGTTCGAGATTGCATCTTCCCTCCCAGCTTCCAAATTTTTCAATGCCTATCGCGACTTTAACAACATTGCACCAAAGGTCGATCCAGAAACATACAAAACCCTAGTGGACATCGAAGGTGATGGAGGCGCTGGAACTATCAGGGACATCTCTTTTGGCGATGGTTAGTAAgatctaaatagatttttatgtactctttgaaattattttaatgtttgactTGTATTTTGTTTATCTTTATCCAATTTACTGTGGGATAACACATGCGTCCCATTTACAAATGGAAAGTTGAAACTTGACGTTGTAGATAGCAACAACTTCAGTATTATATACACAATCTTTGAAGGAGACATCTTGATGGGACAACTAGATTCGATGACTCATCATGTGAAGTTTATACCTTCACCTGATGGAGGATGTGTATACAAGCCTACCGTTGTGTATAATTGTAAAGGTGAAACTCAGCTTCCGGAGGAAGCTCTCAATATGGTAAAAGAAGGATTCAAAAAAACTTTCAACGCGATTGAGGGTTTATCCATGCAAATCCTCAAACTTATTGATCAATGCTATATATGGTGTGTCATGTTCTTGGTTCAGTAAAAATAAAACGGATTTTAGTCCGgttatattttatatatgtaCTCGGCTtgtttgatattttattttcttgtaatttgatttttaaatatatCAGGAATCCCTTGCAAACATGTCTATGTAAACAATTTCTAGGATGTGATATGCATGTTATGAGCATTAATTTTACCATCATGCATGCAGAAATGATAGTTGCAAACCACAAAAGTCCATTCAATTTGCATTCTAGTGAATGAGAATTTTTATTGAGATAACC is a window of Lactuca sativa cultivar Salinas chromosome 1, Lsat_Salinas_v11, whole genome shotgun sequence DNA encoding:
- the LOC111909918 gene encoding root allergen protein, which encodes MEALELSGTSLLAMLKLDVVDSNNFSIIYTIFEGDILMGQLDSMTHHVKFIPSPDGGCVYKPTVVYNCKGETQLPEEALNMVKEGFKKTFNAIEGLSMQILKLIDQCYIWCVMFLVQ